Genomic segment of Nitrospirota bacterium:
GAGAGGCTGCCTGACAGGCCGGCAAGCAGCTCATGGGCCGGGTTTTCGTCATCGTCGCTCAGGATTATGAGAAAGGGCTTTCTCAGTGCGGGAAGAGAACCTTCCACCCGTATGGCCTCCCGGGCCAGCCTCTCGGAGAGGGCGGGGTCGAAGGACGGCCTCTCCGCGGAGGGCGCCCGGGGGAGGTCCCGCCTGAAGCGGACGAGCCTGTCTCCTCGTGAAGGGGAGATTGCGGCCTCCGAGAGACTGTGGATGAGTGCCTCGGGGTCCCGTGGGTGAAGCAGGACGTCCACGCCGGCCCGGAGGGCCAGGAGGGCCGCTTCCCCTTCGCCGTACCCCCCCAGGCCGCCCATGTTCAGGGCATCGGTGACGATGAGGCCGGAAAAGCCCATGCTTTTTCGCAGGTAGTCCACCGCCCGCTGAGACAGGGTGCAGGGGGCCCCCGAGGGCTCGATGGCCGGGACCCCGAGATGGCCCGGCATGACCAGGTCCACGCCCGCCCGGACGGCCTCCCGGAAGGGGATAAGGTCGCAGGACTCAAGCTCGGAAAGGCTCTTTTGCACCGAGGGAAGCGTGATGTGGGAGTCGAGGCCGGTGGAGCCGTGCCCGGGGAAATGCTTGCCGCAGGAGCGGATGCCCACAGCCTTGAAGGACTGTATCATGAGCCGCCCCAGACGCGCCACCTCCCGGGGGTCGCTGCCGAAGGCCCGGGTGGCTATGATGGGGTTTCGGGGGTTTGTGTTGACGTCCAGGACCGGGGCCAAAATGGTGTTGATGCCCGCATAGGCCGCCTCGCGGGCCATCTGCTCGAAGGCCGCCCGCAGAAGGCCCTCCTTCGCCCGGGCCAGTGCCATGGCGGGGGGAAAGAGCGTTCCTCCCCGCACCTGCTGGCCCAGGCCCTGTTCGAGGTCGGAGGCCACGATGAGGGGGAGGGGGGCCTCGGCCTGAAGCCGTGCTATAGCCTCGCGCAGGTGTTGGACTTCTCCGCCGAAGACGATGAAGCCCGCAACACCCCGGCGGACCAGGCGAAGATAATCCTCAAAGCGGTCCTCGATGTGGTCGCCTTCGAGGCGGGGGACGAGGAAGCGGGCGGCGTGCATCGTGTATTATAGTAGATTGTACCCAGCCTCTGGAGACGCGGAGCCTTGTGCTCCGTGCGGAGCCGGGGAAGACCTGGATTTCCCCAAGAACCTGACCCTGAGGAGAAGCCGCAGATGAAGTTCTTTGATCGACTGAAAGAAGGGCTCACCAAGTCCCGGCAGGGCTTTACGGACCGCATAGGGACCATCTTCGCCGGGGGAACGATAGACGAGGAGACCCTGGAGGAGCTGGAGGAGACCCTGATAAGCTCGGATTTCGGCGTAAGCGCCTCGATGGAGATCGTGGAGCACCTGAGGGAGAAGCAGGGAGAGGTCCAGGGGAAGGGCTCCGTCATGTCCTTCATCAAGAAGGAGATGGCCGCCCTCCTGGGAAAGTCCCAGCCCCTGGTGGCCTTCGGGGAGCCGCCTTTCGTCATCCTCACCCTGGGCGTAAACGGCGTGGGCAAGACCACCACCATAGGCAAGCTCGCCCACCGGTTCGTCGGCGAGGGCAACGCGGTCGTCCTGGCCGCGGCCGATACTTTCAGGGCGGCGGCCATCGAGCAACTGGAGATATGGGCCGAGCGCTCCGGCTCGGACATCATCAAGCACCAGAGCGGGTCCGACCCCGCGGCGGTGGCCTTCGATGCCGTGGAGGCGGCCAAGCACAGGGGGACGGACGTGGTCATCATAGATACGGCCGGACGGCTCCATACCAAAACACCCCTCATGGAGGAGCTGAGAAAGGTCAAGCGCGTCGTGGAGCGGGCCATGCCCGACGCGCCCCAGGAAGTGCTCCTGGTCCTGGATGCCACCACGGGCCAGAACGCCCTTTCCCAGGCCCGCATGTTCAACGATGCCGTGGGGGTGACGGGCATCGCCCTGACCAAACTGGACGGCACGGCCAAGGGGGGCATCATCTTTGCCATAAAACGCGAGCTGGGCATCCCCGTGCGGCTCATCGGCGTGGGCGAGGGCCTGGAGGACCTGAGGGACTTCCATCCCGGGGAGTTCATGGATGCGCTTTTCGGGGAGGTCTCCTGATTTACTGTTCTCCGGTGAAAATCGTATAATATTTTCTTTTTTGACGACACCGGGGAGGTACCCGCTCCGCGGAGGAAGGAGGCCGCCTGATGAAGATAAAGGGAAGGGTCTGGGTGTTCGGCGACGACGTGGACACCGACGCCATCATTCCGGCGAGGTATCTCAACACGTCGGACCCCGGGGAGCTGGCCTCCCACGTGATGGAGGACGCCGACCCGGCCTTCCCGGGCAAGGTGAAGCCGGGGGACATCATCGTGGCCGGGAAGAACTTCGGATGCGGCTCCTCACGGGAGCACGCGCCCATAGCCATCAAGGCCGCGGGCGTTCAGGCCGTGGTGGCCCTGAGCTTCGCCCGGATATTCTACAGAAACGCCTTCAATATCGGGCTTCCCATATTTGAGTCGCCCCAGGCCGACGAGAAGGTGAAGGAGGGGGACGAGCTGGAGATAGACGCCGACCATGGCGTCATCAGGAACCTCACCCGGGGAACGGAGTTTCCGGCAGAGCCCATACCGGATTTCATGCAGGAGCTCATCCGGGCGGGCGGGCTGGTGCAATGGACGAAGCAGAAAATAAAGTGGTAGGAGAGAGATGAAATCGTATCGCATCGCGGTTATCCCCGGGGACGGGACCGGGCCGGAGGTGGTGGCCGAAGGGATGAAGGTCCTCCTGTCGGCCTCCCGGAGGTTCGGCTTCTCCCTGGAGACCGAGGAGTTCGATTTCGGTGGAGAACGGTACCTGCGCACGGGGGAGGTCCTGCCGGAGACGGCGGTGCGTGACCT
This window contains:
- the ftsY gene encoding signal recognition particle-docking protein FtsY — encoded protein: MKFFDRLKEGLTKSRQGFTDRIGTIFAGGTIDEETLEELEETLISSDFGVSASMEIVEHLREKQGEVQGKGSVMSFIKKEMAALLGKSQPLVAFGEPPFVILTLGVNGVGKTTTIGKLAHRFVGEGNAVVLAAADTFRAAAIEQLEIWAERSGSDIIKHQSGSDPAAVAFDAVEAAKHRGTDVVIIDTAGRLHTKTPLMEELRKVKRVVERAMPDAPQEVLLVLDATTGQNALSQARMFNDAVGVTGIALTKLDGTAKGGIIFAIKRELGIPVRLIGVGEGLEDLRDFHPGEFMDALFGEVS
- a CDS encoding 3-isopropylmalate dehydratase small subunit — protein: MKIKGRVWVFGDDVDTDAIIPARYLNTSDPGELASHVMEDADPAFPGKVKPGDIIVAGKNFGCGSSREHAPIAIKAAGVQAVVALSFARIFYRNAFNIGLPIFESPQADEKVKEGDELEIDADHGVIRNLTRGTEFPAEPIPDFMQELIRAGGLVQWTKQKIKW
- a CDS encoding glycoside hydrolase family 3 N-terminal domain-containing protein encodes the protein MHAARFLVPRLEGDHIEDRFEDYLRLVRRGVAGFIVFGGEVQHLREAIARLQAEAPLPLIVASDLEQGLGQQVRGGTLFPPAMALARAKEGLLRAAFEQMAREAAYAGINTILAPVLDVNTNPRNPIIATRAFGSDPREVARLGRLMIQSFKAVGIRSCGKHFPGHGSTGLDSHITLPSVQKSLSELESCDLIPFREAVRAGVDLVMPGHLGVPAIEPSGAPCTLSQRAVDYLRKSMGFSGLIVTDALNMGGLGGYGEGEAALLALRAGVDVLLHPRDPEALIHSLSEAAISPSRGDRLVRFRRDLPRAPSAERPSFDPALSERLAREAIRVEGSLPALRKPFLIILSDDDENPAHELLAGLSGSLS